One Candidatus Eisenbacteria bacterium genomic region harbors:
- a CDS encoding TIGR04282 family arsenosugar biosynthesis glycosyltransferase, translated as MKTRLAAALGPVRAAELYGGFLADTLGLVTRLRLPASVFTTGGRLAGFRELAPAGTSWVPQGSGDLGARMRRAFAACFRAGARRVVMLGTDSPGLPARHVRAAFRALDRCDVVLGPALDGGYYLVGLDRPRPELLRGMPWGEPSLLEATARRARETGAGLALTDPWFDVDNARDLALLRDLAARGEFRPRPRHTLRILEKFARS; from the coding sequence GTGAAGACCCGCCTGGCGGCGGCCCTGGGGCCGGTGCGGGCGGCGGAGTTGTACGGGGGGTTCCTGGCGGACACGCTGGGGCTGGTCACCCGCTTGCGCCTGCCCGCGTCGGTGTTCACCACCGGAGGGCGGCTGGCGGGGTTCCGCGAGCTCGCCCCGGCCGGCACGAGCTGGGTCCCCCAGGGATCCGGCGACCTTGGGGCGCGCATGCGGCGCGCCTTCGCGGCCTGCTTCCGCGCCGGCGCACGTCGCGTCGTGATGCTGGGCACCGACAGTCCCGGGCTGCCTGCGCGTCACGTGCGGGCCGCGTTTCGCGCCCTCGACCGCTGCGACGTCGTGCTCGGGCCGGCCCTCGACGGCGGGTACTACCTCGTCGGCCTGGATCGGCCCCGCCCCGAGCTGTTGCGTGGCATGCCATGGGGCGAACCGTCCCTGCTGGAGGCGACCGCCCGGCGCGCACGCGAGACCGGCGCGGGCCTGGCTCTCACCGATCCCTGGTTCGACGTGGACAATGCGCGCGACCTGGCGCTGCTCAGGGACCTGGCGGCAAGGGGAGAGTTCCGACCGAGGCCTCGGCACACTCTGAGAATCCTGGAGAAGTTCGCGAGGAGCTGA
- a CDS encoding PEP-CTERM sorting domain-containing protein (PEP-CTERM proteins occur, often in large numbers, in the proteomes of bacteria that also encode an exosortase, a predicted intramembrane cysteine proteinase. The presence of a PEP-CTERM domain at a protein's C-terminus predicts cleavage within the sorting domain, followed by covalent anchoring to some some component of the (usually Gram-negative) cell surface. Many PEP-CTERM proteins exhibit an unusual sequence composition that includes large numbers of potential glycosylation sites. Expression of one such protein has been shown restore the ability of a bacterium to form floc, a type of biofilm.), with protein sequence MRVPRFLPLIAGALLLALVAGPVHAAPMPLDGSWVRLDENMAEGSFFTGNWDWESACNVAFTITDIWVVSDAFEVYDFGKLVFTTPKVPDWDALGLLDPRTAPPYTGDPDLALADGRFSNGLHVFGSGTHSITIRDYHIPPMTAGGNPFPDGTVAFKAACTPEPGTLGLMLLGGVALLALRRKV encoded by the coding sequence ATGAGAGTCCCGAGGTTTCTCCCCCTCATCGCCGGCGCGCTGCTGCTCGCGCTGGTCGCCGGCCCCGTCCACGCCGCGCCCATGCCGCTTGACGGCTCCTGGGTGAGGCTCGATGAGAACATGGCGGAGGGTTCCTTCTTCACGGGCAACTGGGACTGGGAGTCCGCGTGCAACGTGGCGTTCACGATCACGGACATCTGGGTGGTGTCCGACGCGTTTGAAGTCTACGACTTCGGCAAGCTGGTGTTCACCACGCCGAAGGTCCCGGACTGGGATGCGCTCGGATTGCTCGACCCCAGGACCGCGCCTCCGTACACCGGGGATCCCGACCTGGCACTCGCGGACGGCAGGTTCAGCAACGGCCTGCATGTGTTCGGATCCGGGACGCACTCGATCACCATCCGCGATTACCACATCCCGCCGATGACCGCGGGTGGCAACCCGTTCCCGGACGGAACCGTGGCGTTCAAGGCCGCGTGCACGCCGGAGCCCGGCACGCTGGGCCTGATGCTGCTCGGCGGAGTGGCGCTGCTGGCGCTGCGCCGGAAGGTCTAG
- a CDS encoding PEP-CTERM sorting domain-containing protein (PEP-CTERM proteins occur, often in large numbers, in the proteomes of bacteria that also encode an exosortase, a predicted intramembrane cysteine proteinase. The presence of a PEP-CTERM domain at a protein's C-terminus predicts cleavage within the sorting domain, followed by covalent anchoring to some some component of the (usually Gram-negative) cell surface. Many PEP-CTERM proteins exhibit an unusual sequence composition that includes large numbers of potential glycosylation sites. Expression of one such protein has been shown restore the ability of a bacterium to form floc, a type of biofilm.), whose translation MRQKALVFLSAAALVFAAVAAPAMATPLALDGSWVVLDETMPVGGFFAGSYDFTSSSNVDFTITDWAVVSDAFNVYDFGVLAFSTPLMPDWNVLGAAGAFTSPPYTSDPDVALASGNFSSAVYTFGAGAHSLTIQDYHIPITAVGAGPFPDGTVAFKATTPEPGTMGLMLLGGVALLALRRKND comes from the coding sequence ATGCGTCAGAAGGCTCTCGTGTTCCTGTCCGCCGCCGCGCTCGTGTTCGCGGCCGTCGCGGCCCCGGCCATGGCCACCCCGCTGGCGCTCGACGGCAGCTGGGTGGTGCTCGATGAGACCATGCCGGTCGGCGGCTTTTTCGCCGGCAGCTATGACTTCACCTCGAGCAGCAACGTGGACTTCACCATCACCGACTGGGCCGTGGTTTCCGACGCGTTCAACGTGTACGACTTCGGCGTGCTGGCATTCAGCACCCCGCTGATGCCCGACTGGAACGTCCTCGGCGCCGCCGGCGCGTTCACCAGCCCGCCGTACACCAGCGACCCGGACGTGGCCCTGGCCAGCGGCAACTTCAGCAGCGCGGTGTACACGTTTGGCGCGGGCGCCCACTCGCTGACCATCCAGGACTACCACATCCCCATCACCGCGGTCGGCGCCGGCCCGTTCCCGGACGGCACGGTGGCATTCAAGGCCACCACCCCGGAGCCGGGCACCATGGGCCTGATGCTGCTGGGCGGCGTGGCCCTGCTGGCCCTGCGCCGGAAGAACGACTAA
- the rocF gene encoding arginase: MQIDLGAGRRGVDMGPSALRLADLDRRLAEIGVDVDDSGDLSAVIPEAADSGDARLRYLGPIADACARLAERVKGSLSGGRLPLTLGGDHSLAIGSLAGSAAHHRGQGAELGLVWMDAHADFNTCHTTPSGNIHGMALAVCCGMGDPALTGLLGFAPKVHPERCVLIGARDLDPGERDNLRAAGVTVFTMREVDEQGMHRVVDRALEVAGRGAAGVHVSFDMDVLDPHEAPGTGTPVRGGISYREAHLAMEVIADSGLMRALDLVEINPVLDDRNKTASLGVELICSALGKKIL, from the coding sequence ATGCAGATCGACCTGGGCGCCGGGCGCCGCGGGGTGGACATGGGCCCCTCGGCGCTGCGCCTGGCAGACCTGGACCGGCGTCTCGCCGAGATCGGCGTGGACGTGGACGACTCGGGCGACCTGTCCGCGGTGATCCCCGAGGCCGCCGACAGCGGCGACGCGCGCCTGCGTTATCTCGGCCCGATCGCCGACGCCTGCGCCCGGCTGGCGGAGCGCGTGAAGGGCTCGCTCTCCGGGGGCCGGCTGCCGCTCACGCTGGGCGGAGACCACTCGCTGGCCATCGGCTCGCTCGCCGGATCCGCAGCCCACCACCGCGGCCAGGGCGCGGAGCTGGGGCTGGTCTGGATGGACGCCCACGCCGACTTCAACACCTGCCACACCACCCCCTCGGGCAACATCCACGGCATGGCGCTGGCAGTGTGCTGCGGCATGGGAGATCCAGCGCTGACCGGGCTGCTGGGCTTCGCCCCGAAGGTGCACCCCGAGCGGTGCGTGCTGATCGGCGCCCGCGACCTCGACCCTGGCGAGCGGGATAATCTGCGCGCCGCGGGGGTGACCGTCTTCACCATGCGCGAGGTGGACGAGCAGGGCATGCACCGGGTGGTGGACCGGGCCCTGGAGGTGGCCGGCAGGGGGGCGGCGGGCGTGCATGTGAGCTTCGACATGGACGTGCTGGACCCGCACGAGGCGCCCGGCACCGGCACGCCGGTCCGTGGCGGGATCTCCTACCGCGAGGCGCACCTGGCGATGGAAGTGATCGCCGATTCCGGCCTGATGCGGGCGCTGGACCTGGTCGAGATCAACCCGGTGCTGGACGATCGCAACAAGACCGCCTCGCTGGGGGTGGAGCTTATCTGCTCCGCGCTGGGGAAGAAGATACTATAG